Within Pseudomonas cichorii, the genomic segment GAGCCCGAGGTCAAGCCACGGGTCTACGTGCTGGATTTCGATGGCGACATCAAGGCTTCTGCCACCGAAAGCATGCGTCATGAAATCACCGCATTGCTGACCATGGCCACTGAAAAGGACGAAGTGGTCCTGCGCTTGGAAAGCGGCGGCGGCATGGTTCACAGCTATGGCCTGGCTTCATCGCAACTGGCGCGTATCCGTCAGGCGGGGATTCCACTGACCATCTGCATCGACAAGGTCGCGGCCAGCGGCGGTTACATGATGGCTTGCATCGGCAACAAGATCATCAGCGCACCGTTCGCGATCCTCGGTTCCATCGGCGTCGTGGCGCAGTTGCCCAACGTCAACCGTCTGCTGAAAAAGCACGATATCGATTTTGAAGTGCTGACCGCAGGCGAGTACAAGCGCACTCTGACCGTGTTTGGCGAAAACACCGAGAAGGGCCGCGAGAAGTTTCAGCAGGACCTGGACATCACCCATGATCTGTTCAAAGGCTTCGTCGCCAGCTATCGCCCGCAGTTGTCCATCGATGAAGTGGCCACCGGTGAAGTCTGGCTGGGCATGGCGGCTATTGAGAAACAGCTGGTCGATGAGCTGCAGACCAGTGATCAGTATCTGGCCGACCGGGCCAAGGAAGCTGAGGTCTTTCACCTGAACTACGCCCAGCGCAAAAGCCTGCAGGAGCGGGTAGGGCTGGCGGCTGAGTCATCGGTGGATCGACTGGTGACCGGCTGGTGGAGTCGGTTGACCCGGCAGCGGTTCTGGTGATGCCTTCGCGAATGAATGCGCTCCCACGGGAGGAGCGAATTCATTCGCGAAACCTGCCCGTCAGCGACGACGGAACAGCGGCAGAGGCTCGTCGGTTGCAGCCTGGTAGGTTACCGAGAAGTCCTTGAGACCTTCGAGGGCATCGTAAGGGTCTTTATCGGCGCGGACGGCGAAAGCATCGAAGCCGCAGCGACGCAGGTAGAACAACTGGTCGCGCAATACATCGCCAATTGCCCGCAATTCGCCCTTGTAGCCATAGCGATCACGCAGCAGGCGTGCATTGGAGTAGCTACGGCCATCGGTGAACGCCGGGAAGTTCAGGGCAATGACCTGAAACTGGTCGACGTGCTCGCCGATTTCCTCTGCTTCTTCATCGCTGTCCAGCCATACGCCCAGGCCGCCATCGCGAGCCTTGAGTGCATGGCCATGTTCGCGCCACAACGCCAGCGGGACGATCAGGTCATCGCAGTTGGACAGGCTGTCAAAGGTCGTTTCCTTGGGCAGCATGTGCCAGGTTTCGTCGATGACTTCGTTGTTCTTAATGATTCGCTGCATAGACGCGCTCCTTGAAAGGGTCAATGCCAATACGCTGATAGGTGTCGATGAAGCGTTCGTCTTCGGTGCGTTTCTCGACGTAGACGTCAATCAGCTTCTCGATCACGTCCGGCATCACGTCCTGAGCGAAGGACGGGCCGAGGATCTTGCCCAGGCTTGCATCACGGCTGGCACTGCCGCCGAGGGAAACCTGATAGAACTCTTCGCCTTTCTTGTCCACGCCCAGAATGCCGATATGACCGACGTGGTGGTGGCCACAGGCGTTCATGCAGCCGGAAATGTTCAGGTCCAGTTCGCCGATATCGAACAGGTAGTCCAGGTCATCGAAGCGGCGCTGGATGGATTCGGCGATCGGGATCGACTTGGCGTTGGCCAGTGAGCAGAAATCACCGCCAGGGCAGCAGATGATGTCGGTCAGCAGGCCGATGTTCGGTGTGGCGAAGCCGCCTTCACGCAGTTCGTTCCAGAGAGTGAACAACTCCGATTGCTCGACGTCGGCCAGAATGATGTTCTGCTCGTGAGAGGTGCGCAGTTGGCCGAAGCTGTAGCGGTCAGCCAGGTCGGCAACGGCGTCCAGCTGTTTGTCGGTCAGGTCGCCAGGAGCAACGCCGGTTGGCTTGAGCGACAGGGTCACGGCAACGTAGCCCGGCTTTTTATGGGCCAGGACATTGCGGGTACGCCAGCGGGCGAAGCCCGGGTGTTGAGCGTCCAGGGCAGCCAACTCGTCGTGCTGGTCGCTGAGCGCCTTGTACTGCGGATCGACGAAGTGCTTGGCAACGCGCTGCACTTCGGCTTCGGTCAGAGTGGTCTGGCCGCCACGCAGGTGAGCCATTTCGGCGTCGACCTTCTGGGCGAAGACTTCAGGCGTGAGAGCCTTGACCAGAATCTTGATCCGGGCCTTGTACTTGTTGTCGCGACGACCGTAGCGGTTGTAGACCCGCAGGATGGCGTCCAGGTAGCTCAACAGATCCTGCCATGGCAGGAATTCGTTGATGAAGGCACCCACCACCGGAGTACGACCAAGGCCACCGCCGACAAGCACGCGGAAACCCAGCTCGCCAGCAGCGTTGTATACCGGCTCCAGGCCGATATCGTGCACTTCAATGGCGGCGCGGTCGCTTTTCGAGCCGTTGATCGCAATCTTGAACTTGCGCGGCAGGTAGGCGAATTCCGGGTGGAAGGTGGTCCACTGGCGAACGATTTCACACCATGGGCGCGGGTCGATCACTTCGTCGGCGGCAACGCCGGCGAACTGGTCGGTGGTCACGTTGCGCAGGCAGTTGCCGCTGGTCTGGATGGCGTGCATCTGCACGGTAGCCAGTTCGGCCAGAATATCCGGCACGTCTTCCAGGGCTGGCCAGTTGAACTGTACGTTCTGGCGGGTACTGATATGCGCATAGCCCTTGTCATAATCCCGGGCTATCTTGGCCATCATGCGCGTCTGGCGCGACGTCAGTTGGCCGTAAGGCACGGCAACGCGCAGCATCGGCGCGAAACGCTGGACATAAAGACCGTTTTGCAGGCGCAACGGTCGAAACTCTTCTTCGCTCAGTTCGCCCGCCAGATAGCGTCGGGTCTGGTCACGGAACTGCTTGACGCGGTCCTCGATGATCCGCTGATCGTACTCGTCGTATACGTACATATAGGTCCTGTTCTCAGGCTTCGTAATGAAGCAAGGGCTGCTGCGTCAAACACGACTGTTGTCAACACAGTCAGCCTTCGCTGCCAAGCCTTGCGCCACCTAGACAATTCTGCGCGCACGGTCGCGCACTCCCTACGGAGCGCGGCGAAGATAACAGTTTGCTGATATCGGTAAAAGTGATGTTTATATATATGCAAATCGTTAAAAGCGATAAGCAAAATCCGCTGGCCCTATGACCTTGCTTGCCGTGTGGGAAATTATCGACTTTACTCAGTGCCTATCGATGCCTGATGAGGGCGCGACCTGATTTTTTCATATGCAATCACCTATAAAACCGACAAGAGGCGATGCGATGAGCAAGCACCCGAAGACCACCCGGTCCGATAGTCATGTGGATGCCTGGGCTATTTCTTTCATCATTCTATTGGTAGTAGGCGCTGCTGTTTTCTGGGTCAGCGGGCAATAGCCGCCGCCTGACTTTCTGGAAGGTCGATTGCGCAGTTCTCCAGTATTTGCAGAGGACGGCCGATAACCATTCATTGCTTGGTTGCTCCAAGGCTTTGTGAATATGAATGGTTTTATCTGTCGCTGCCTGATCATTCTTGCCAGCACATGGAGCGGTTCGCTTCTGGCCGCTTCAGTCGTTTTTCTAAGCCCGGGCTTTGCGGACGATGGCTACTGGCAAAGCTATGCCCGTGTCATGCAGTCGGCTGCCGAAGGAACCGGCATGTCGCTCAAGGTGTTGTACACCGATCGCGATACCCGGAAATTGCTGTCCATGGCGCGAGAAGCGCTGCAGGGCAATGGCGAACGTCCCGACTATCTGGTGTTTTCCAATGAGCTGAACGTGGCACCTCAGGTGTTGCGTCTTTCCGAGGGCAGTGGCGTCAAGCTGCTGGCCGTCAACAACACGCTGACCGAGGATCAGGTCCGGATTCTCGGTGATCTTCCTACGCGATACCCCAATTTCCTTGGCAGCCTGATCGGTAATGACGAGGAGGGCGGCTATCTGACGGCAAAGCGGCTGATCAGCCTTTATCCCGGGCTCAACACGGGTAAGCCCATCGAGATGCTGGCGTTTTCCGGAACCAACTCCACGCCGGTTTCCCTGGAGCGAGAGCGCGGAATGCGCCGTGCGCTTACCGAGTTTCCTCAGGTTCATCTGCGCCAGATCGTGCTGGGTGGCTGGCGTCGGGACCGGGCGCAGGAACAGGCGCGTGTATTGCTCAAGCGTTACCCGGATATTCGCCTGATCTGGTCTGCCAACGAGCAGATGGCTTTCGGTGCCATCGACGCCTTGCGCGAGCGTGGCGGGGAGCCGGGCAAGGACATCCTTTTCAGTGCCATTAACGGCACGAAGATTTCATTGCAGGCACAGTTGAGTGGTCATCTGAGCGTGGTAGCGACAGGGCATTTCACCATTGGCGGCTGGGCGATGCTTCTGTTGAATGACTATGAGATGGCTGACGCAAAGACCCGCAAGCGAATCGGCGACCGTTGTGTCCGCGTGCTGGAGCTGGTCGAGCGACATGATGCCATGCGTTTTCTGGAGGCGGCGAAAGTCGAGCGCTACTACCTGGACAAACAGGCATTCAGTCGTGAGCCGCTGGGCGATGATTCGCCGTTTGCCCTGAAAAACATGCTGCCGCTGGTTCATCCCGAGGCGAAATAAAGCACCAGTTGCACGATACCGAACAGGGTCAGGGCGAAGAAAACCGTAAACAGCAGGCCCAGCAGCAGGAAGTGGGCCGGCTTGCCGTGGGTGAAGTCGCGCTGGCGATTCCTGTTGCTTTGCACGCCAAAGGCTGCCGCCATGATGCTGTGCAGCATTTGCCAGAAGGTTGGCGGTTTGCCCTGGTCTTTTGGCGAGTCATCGGATGGATCGCCCATAAGCCCTCGCTGACCGGCATTCGAGTGATCGGGTCACTTGCAGCATAGCCAGCGTCGCCTTTCCATGAGCGACGATGCGTCCATGGAAAGGCGGCAGGCGACGAATTACTCGTCGTAACCCAGGTTGGGCGCCAGCCAGCGCTCGGTCACGCTGAGGTCCTGACCTTTGCGAGCGGTGTAGCTTTCGACCTGATCCTTGTCGATCTTGCCCACGGCGAAGTATTGCGCCTGCGGGTGTGCGAAGTACCAGCCACTGACGGCGGCTGCCGGGAACATGGCGTAGTGCTCGGTGAGGAACACGCCGCTTTTGCCTGGAGTATGGATCGGCGTGCCTTCAGGCAGCGGGTCGAGCAGGGCGAACAGGGTGCTTTTCTCGGTGTGATCCGGGCAGGCCGGATATCCAGGAGCAGGCCGGATACCCACGTATTGCTCTTTGATGAGCGCTTCGTTGTCCAGGTGCTCGTCCTTGGCGTAACCCCAATATTCCTTGCGCACCTGCTGGTGCAGCCATTCGGCGCAGGCTTCGGCCAGGCGGTCGGCCAAAGCCTTGACCATGATCGAGTTGTAGTCGTCGCCGTTGTCCTGATAGGCCTTGGCCACTTCTTCGGCACCAATGCCTGCGGTGGTGATGAAGCCACCTACATAGTCGGTGATGCCGCTGTCCTTGGGCGCCACGAAGTCGGCCAGGGAGAAGTTCGGTTTGCCATCGGTCTTGATGATCTGCTGGCGCAGGTGATGCAGTTTCGCCAGTGGCTGACCGTCTTCGCCGTAGACTTCCAGGTCATCGTCATTGACCTGGTTGGCAGGCCAGAAACCGAATACCGCACGGGCGCTGATGAGTTTCTCGTCGATGAGCTTGCGCAGCATCTGCTGGGCATCGGCAAACAGCGTGGTCGCAGCCTCACCCACCACTTCGTCGGTGAGGATGCGCGGGTATTTGCCGGCCAGGTCCCAGGAGATGAAGAATGGCGTCCAGTCGATGTATTCGGCCAGCACGTCCAGGTCGATATCTTCAAGAATGCGGGTGCCGGTGAAGGTTGGTTTGGCCGGCTCGTAGCTGCTCCAGTCGAACTGCGGCTTTTTCGCCACGGCCGCGCCATAGCTCAGGCGTTCGGTGCGAGCGCTGCGGGCCGAGGTGCGTTCGCGGACTTCAACGTACTCGCGGCGAGTCTTTTCGATAAAGCCGGCTTTCAGTTCCTTGGACAGTAACTGGGTGGCAACACCCACGGCACGTGAGGCGTCCGTGACATAGATCACGGCGTCATTGCTGTACTTGGGCTCGATCTTGACGGCGGTGTGGGCCTTGGAAGTGGTGGCGCCGCCGATCATCAGGGGCAGGTGGAAATCCTGG encodes:
- a CDS encoding DUF934 domain-containing protein, with amino-acid sequence MQRIIKNNEVIDETWHMLPKETTFDSLSNCDDLIVPLALWREHGHALKARDGGLGVWLDSDEEAEEIGEHVDQFQVIALNFPAFTDGRSYSNARLLRDRYGYKGELRAIGDVLRDQLFYLRRCGFDAFAVRADKDPYDALEGLKDFSVTYQAATDEPLPLFRRR
- a CDS encoding ABC transporter substrate-binding protein; the encoded protein is MNGFICRCLIILASTWSGSLLAASVVFLSPGFADDGYWQSYARVMQSAAEGTGMSLKVLYTDRDTRKLLSMAREALQGNGERPDYLVFSNELNVAPQVLRLSEGSGVKLLAVNNTLTEDQVRILGDLPTRYPNFLGSLIGNDEEGGYLTAKRLISLYPGLNTGKPIEMLAFSGTNSTPVSLERERGMRRALTEFPQVHLRQIVLGGWRRDRAQEQARVLLKRYPDIRLIWSANEQMAFGAIDALRERGGEPGKDILFSAINGTKISLQAQLSGHLSVVATGHFTIGGWAMLLLNDYEMADAKTRKRIGDRCVRVLELVERHDAMRFLEAAKVERYYLDKQAFSREPLGDDSPFALKNMLPLVHPEAK
- a CDS encoding DUF2970 domain-containing protein yields the protein MGDPSDDSPKDQGKPPTFWQMLHSIMAAAFGVQSNRNRQRDFTHGKPAHFLLLGLLFTVFFALTLFGIVQLVLYFASG
- a CDS encoding nitrite/sulfite reductase: MYVYDEYDQRIIEDRVKQFRDQTRRYLAGELSEEEFRPLRLQNGLYVQRFAPMLRVAVPYGQLTSRQTRMMAKIARDYDKGYAHISTRQNVQFNWPALEDVPDILAELATVQMHAIQTSGNCLRNVTTDQFAGVAADEVIDPRPWCEIVRQWTTFHPEFAYLPRKFKIAINGSKSDRAAIEVHDIGLEPVYNAAGELGFRVLVGGGLGRTPVVGAFINEFLPWQDLLSYLDAILRVYNRYGRRDNKYKARIKILVKALTPEVFAQKVDAEMAHLRGGQTTLTEAEVQRVAKHFVDPQYKALSDQHDELAALDAQHPGFARWRTRNVLAHKKPGYVAVTLSLKPTGVAPGDLTDKQLDAVADLADRYSFGQLRTSHEQNIILADVEQSELFTLWNELREGGFATPNIGLLTDIICCPGGDFCSLANAKSIPIAESIQRRFDDLDYLFDIGELDLNISGCMNACGHHHVGHIGILGVDKKGEEFYQVSLGGSASRDASLGKILGPSFAQDVMPDVIEKLIDVYVEKRTEDERFIDTYQRIGIDPFKERVYAANH
- the sohB gene encoding protease SohB, translating into MDFVADYASFLAKTVTLVIAIVIVLVAIASVRGKGRRKSAGQLHVTRLNEFYKGLREHLEQSLLDKDRLKALRKEQAKALKKEKKQAEPEVKPRVYVLDFDGDIKASATESMRHEITALLTMATEKDEVVLRLESGGGMVHSYGLASSQLARIRQAGIPLTICIDKVAASGGYMMACIGNKIISAPFAILGSIGVVAQLPNVNRLLKKHDIDFEVLTAGEYKRTLTVFGENTEKGREKFQQDLDITHDLFKGFVASYRPQLSIDEVATGEVWLGMAAIEKQLVDELQTSDQYLADRAKEAEVFHLNYAQRKSLQERVGLAAESSVDRLVTGWWSRLTRQRFW